The Clavelina lepadiformis chromosome 1, kaClaLepa1.1, whole genome shotgun sequence genome segment AGCAATTTTTCCCGGcctattgttttttatgccACCAAGAATACAAAGGCATTTCACTTGGTTAGCATGTTCTGGGAAGTGGTTGAATCCTTGGCCGGATGTGGTTTTACAGTCTTAGCACTTGTTGCTGATGGTGCATCCTGCAATCGAAAATTGTTCCAATTGCTCAATAATTCCAATTTGACCGTCCCCTACAAGTGCATTAATATTTATCAGCCAGAAATGCCTATTTATTTGATTAGTGACCCTCCACACTTGCTGAAGACAGCCTGTAACTGTGTGAGATCCAGCCGTCCAGGTGGAGCTAGAATGATGAAGTACaatcaacatttcattttgtggaaGCATTTTTGCCATGTTCCCTACCTATTTGAAAGTTCAGAGTTGAGAAGTTGCAAGTTGACTGATGGCCATTTTTCCCATAAGAGTTACGCAAAAATGCGGGTTTGCTATGCCGCACAATTGCTCTCTGGAACTGTCTCCAGTTTAATGAAGAGTCGTGGTGGAGAAGAAATGAAGATGAGTGCGTGGTTTGCTGGTTTGATGAATAAGTGGTTTGACCTCATGAACACcagattaaattattcatacaACCCAGACTTGAAACCATATACAACGATTGATGATCCTCGTCTGAAATGGCTTAATACATTCCTTTCAGAgttaaaacaatggaaaagcAGTTTAACTGGGTCCGTTTCCGAACAGTCAAAGCAGTTTCTGAGCCATCAAACCTACGACGGTTTAGTTTCCACATCCATGGCCATTGCTGAATTGGTGAAATTCTTGTTGGAGAACAGCCCAGAGGGTTCATACGTCTTAACTAAGCGCTTAAACCAAGACCCATTGGAGGCCTATTTCGGTCATATGAGACAAACTGGCCGTCGAAATGAAGTGCCTGATATTCACCAATATGcacaatttgaaaatgtgataaTGTGCAAAAAGAATATCAAGTCACTTAAGGGGTCAAATGTAAATCACGTTATTGACTGGAAACATGGTGATGTTTGCGATGATCCAATGCCGAAgcgaaaaaaataacttgatttcGAGTGTTTTGACAGTCTGCTTACAATACAGTAACACTTAATCCTTTTTGAGCTAAAACTGACGAAGTACATGTAAGAAGACAACTATGTAATGTACattcattttaatgattttctcAGACTTACATTTTGATCAGAGGTTACATGCAGTACTGAATTTAAATGATTGGCTTTTTGATAGCATCTAATCTTCAcgtaaaatttacatattttcatgcacaatttttgcaaacattcatcaaaaacaagattttcaaatatatcttTTATGTTACAAACACTCAAAGAAGACATGCAACTTTCCATGATGTGCTCCTTTATGTCTTGTTTCCTAAAGACACTTTCTACATACATCAACAATTTCACTAGTGATTTCGCTGGAACTGTAAGATGTCCATAATTGTAATTATTTAAAGCGGAAATCAAGGAACTATTAGTGGTTTCATTACTATAATCAGTTAAACAAGACAATAGATCTATTTCTCTCGGATTTATACAGCGCTTAGTgagtttctgcaaaatataaccaaAATATAACCAAATACTGAATTATGAATTCTTCGTCTCGGGTTAACTTGTGTAATGTCAAGTGTTTCCCctttttgttgtgtgcaacAGTGGTAACGTGtgataaaaatacatcaaacaattttcgtgTTAAACATAGTGACAATTTTCTTGGCAAGAAAAATAGTGATGGGATGCACGTAATTCCATCACAGGAGAATTTATGAAACAGTTCATCCGGTGAACTGTACGAAGAAAATAGCttcataaaatagttaaccGCATCTGCAGTTAGATCTGTTTTAACGCCACCCACTGTTTCCCACCATTCCATCAGCTTTTCTCTTGTAACATTATTGCAAGAAGATTCTGCAAGACAagtgtaaaattaagtttgtttgatttttttaatcggAATCTGCCAATGATAGAgctcaaaatgaaataagtttcaaacaaaaaacaaatataccgtgagcagttttttgatgagccagcaaagtttcattacttgtgcagttatgcaaacattgtccacatctgcaaataaatattttcattatcagATTAAATGACATCAATATATCAGTACAGTATTACTTCAAATACTCGTTACGACttacattaatttgttgttttgcttggctgtttattataaattggcgagaACGTACACTCTGGGTGACCGCCATACAGGACAAGCTCAACAGCAGTTGGCTAATTGATTAATAGGCATATCGTATCTTACATGAAGTTTGCTGCATCGTCTTCTGGGTCACaatctatttcaataattaacttcaAGTTGACATCCATtagatcccaacaactgcaccaCAATAACAAGATCTGAAATCAGACTTTCAGTAGCCTATTTTAATGACACAACACCTGCAACATAAGGCCTATGCTAATGAGTAATGAGTTTAGTTGCTAATTGCCTGGTCGAAGAtaaatgtggtgaacgaaaaaatcttcccgcgcaactcaagtaggctaagccatgccttgatacaaaacagcagcattatcagttcaaggaactgaaactaagttaattgctgaacctaaaactctcacctgatttcaataattaatttcaattaaaattaacacccAATGGATCCCAATAACTGCACcgtaataataagactaatctcttccagcagcaaacagatctgaaaatcattgtcgtcgtctgcatgtttattgttatgtagtgaaccgtgaccgtggagaaagtagaatatgctccaagagaataaaagaaacaaacatgacgtcatgcgcaaaagagaagtttctactcatgtgtttaaatctctttggaCTGAATGAGTATCCCACTATTAAAGGATTATTAGctattcaattttaacagaCAGTGTAGGAAGCGTAGTTGTAACTACAATGTGTCAGGTTTAATGCTACAACGTGATACGAGGAGCATCTTGAAATGCTAAGAATTGCACCTGTACGCACAAAGTGTATCGGCAGTACATGCTACGGACGTTTAGGTGTTATTTTTCAGGTCTTCTGTAATAATAATAGACCAGAGGTAAATAAACTACGACACGCATCACTGTGCGACAAATAAGCATATTGCATTGTAGTCTATTGAGCAAAGGGGTATCCAGCCCGTGATCGTCGGCTCTCATGCTTATCTGGCCCATTGTGAAAACGCCTGCTGCACTCACCAGTAATCTCAACCTACATTGATTTACaccacaataaaaaaaaaaatattacaacgTAACAATTTTCCTTCATATGGCCTATCTCAAGCAATGCAAGCTTCCTGCATTTCTTAGCACATTAGAGTTAAACTGCTATTAACCTGTGATAATAAGGGGATATTATAGCATACAGATCGAATGCAGCATAAAAttcttgtttacggaaatctgCTTTACGAAACGTGACGTTTATGACAGATAATATTGCATACCGATGACTTTCTGTACTCGCCTGTACTTAtcaatggaaattgtcgatccactttgatttttttttaattgcaagCGTTTTGCGTTACATATAAATTCCTTtacatgataaaataaaaagttgaaaatacgTTGCTTAGCTCTTATTTACAGCGGTTGAATCCTACGCACTTGACTTGTTCGGTATGACGTCTAGATACGTGGCCAGCGAAGCATGCGACGTAAAATGCGTAGTATCTGTAGCCTGGTATCTGTAACGCGTGTGAATACAGTAATTCGGTTCGCATTTACTTGTAGTTTATCATTTTACACTTTACTGGAAATgtgaaacataatttttttatgtaacCCGCCACAGATACCACGCAATCGTATTCATACTTTGCACGATCTAAACAAATTTCGATCAGAGCTGCCATTGCCTGCCTTCGACTTATCTTGAAGCACCAGGTGGCTTCGTTAATTTGTGTTCTCGTTGTGTGTTACGTCATCTATGttcacacattttttgtttgatcagCGTGTGTCCATATTACTGAAAGAGATACTTTACTAGCTTTCTAGTACTCAGCCTCGGCCAGTGTAACTTGAACAATCTAAATCTAAAGATCTTTTTTGAACGACACGAAATGTTGCCATGGAAACTTTAAAAGTCATCACtgtagggcaagttttttttacagcttccggcagcttcctaaatactcagaatttatgtagtatcatgttttaagctgtttgtaggaattttatattgcaacttttttctatttttcatgcaacttttATCAGGTATTGCGCAAATGTAAACATGCTATAAAACTATTTCTAGTATGGTTCTATTCTCTTTGATTTGCATAGCAAAGAGCTATGTGATGGATTAGCTGCATCTCAATGTTATCTATGACGCAACGCTTGGCTTGCAAGCTAGAAGTTCAACAACCCCAGCCAAGCACGCCCGAACTAAATTAGAAGTGGAAGTCATTTTCGCTCCAAAgctagtattttgaactttgaatcttagcctaattaaaatgtaccagtcagcttttaggggcgcagtaatagtatagtaTGGGAGCTGTTACTCTCTCCATTCGCCTTTTTATTTCTCGTGCGTGACTGAAGAGTGAAGACTGAAGAGAGATTGTTGCGCAATAATGCTTCCGAGACTGATTGAATGAGGCTAGAGTGCTAGTTGTCGGTTAGGATACTTGTTTTTATAGTGCAGTGTTGATTGACTGttggtattttttaaattatgcgTTTGCCAGGACAGTGAAAGCATTTAGCCTGTCTAACAATTGTCTAGATTTTAAAcctaaaaaacataaaaatgtatgcatgATCGATTGAATAGCGAAGAAAGAAACGGAACAAGCAGACACCCTGCAAATCTTAAACTGTTGGGTTATACAACGGAACCTTTCGAGTATCTCATACCTTAAcactttcaaaaaacttgtgcataaatgcaacttttgttaaaattaggTGCAACTTTCTCACAATTgtagtgcaacaaaaacttgccctagtcATCAGATCCGAGGCATCTACGTCACAGCGAAGGATTGACAACAACAAAGTCAGTGGAACCACCAGCGCCTTAACCTCATGGGCAGGCGCAAGCGACGCcataacataaaaaaaaacattgaatcAAACTCTGTGTTGCCAACTTATAATTTAAGAAAACTTCTACtttctcgaaatgtttattttttgcatctATTACAACCTTTATCGCAACCTTTTTAACATAGTATAACATTAACAATAACTAATAAGATCACATTGTTGTTATAGCCTAGTATACTTGTCATTATTAGGGCGGAACGGAAAATACGATGCCAAGTCCTTAAATACAacttaaactaaaatttttacatagaaatcttatacTCGAAGGTCCGTTGGATGAAGTTATAACGAATTGTTGATGTAATCTTTGACATATGGTGTCAAAATAATAAGAAAGTTTTacgaaataaaattaaacttgaatAGACTGTGTTACATTA includes the following:
- the LOC143448783 gene encoding uncharacterized protein LOC143448783; amino-acid sequence: MDVNLKLIIEIDCDPEDDAANFICGQCLHNCTSNETLLAHQKTAHESSCNNVTREKLMEWWETVGGVKTDLTADAVNYFMKLFSSYSSPDELFHKFSCDGITCIPSLFFLPRKLSLCLTRKLFDVFLSHVTTVAHNKKGKHLTLHKLTRDEEFIIQYLVIFWLYFAETH